Proteins from a genomic interval of Nocardia sp. BMG51109:
- a CDS encoding DUF1707 domain-containing protein, with the protein MSPARNSGLRVRDADRVDACALLDTARDDGQLTADEHGERTAAALRAKTFGDLDALVADLQIPRNLVRSAVVNPRRRQRSRRWVLAGAAVAAAAAVGALAGVVATDRPGSSGSDLPDLTTARGIETFLADYRAHFGDLMVDELTLHPEHASFERAAEGGTGRFSYRGEFADSSVTDRDPDVRPFDLGAIDVPLLARYLAGAPQTVGAPGGAVTYLIVQRSTDLPDEGPVLSIYTKGAAGSGYMTISPSGEPLSVYRASR; encoded by the coding sequence GTGAGCCCGGCGCGCAACAGCGGCCTGCGGGTGCGGGACGCGGACCGGGTGGACGCCTGCGCCCTCCTCGATACCGCCCGCGACGACGGCCAGCTCACGGCGGACGAGCACGGCGAGCGAACGGCCGCGGCGTTGCGCGCCAAGACCTTCGGCGATCTCGATGCGCTGGTAGCCGACCTGCAGATCCCCCGCAACCTGGTCCGGAGCGCGGTGGTGAACCCGCGGCGGCGGCAGCGGTCGCGCCGGTGGGTGCTCGCCGGCGCCGCCGTGGCCGCCGCGGCGGCGGTCGGCGCGCTGGCCGGGGTGGTGGCCACCGATCGGCCCGGATCATCCGGCTCGGATCTGCCCGACCTGACCACGGCGCGCGGCATCGAGACGTTCCTCGCCGACTACCGCGCGCACTTCGGTGACCTGATGGTCGACGAACTGACCCTGCATCCGGAGCACGCCTCGTTCGAACGCGCGGCCGAGGGTGGCACCGGACGTTTCTCCTACCGTGGGGAATTCGCCGACTCGTCGGTGACCGACCGCGATCCGGACGTGCGGCCCTTCGATCTCGGCGCGATCGACGTGCCCCTGCTGGCGCGTTATCTGGCCGGTGCGCCGCAGACCGTCGGCGCCCCGGGCGGCGCCGTCACCTACCTCATCGTCCAGCGCTCGACGGACCTGCCCGACGAGGGTCCGGTGCTGTCGATCTACACCAAGGGCGCGGCCGGAAGCGGATATATGACGATCAGCCCGTCCGGTGAGCCGCTGAGCGTCTACCGCGCGAGTCGCTGA